A genomic stretch from Aedes albopictus strain Foshan chromosome 2, AalbF5, whole genome shotgun sequence includes:
- the LOC134288589 gene encoding uncharacterized protein DDB_G0283357-like, which translates to MNSSKNFTRNFTRSFTRNFSRNSTRNFSRNSIRNSSRKSTRISTRNSTMNSTMNSTMNSTMNSSRNSTRNFSRSYIRNSSRNCTRMHSIKNSSRNSIRNSTRNFNRNSSRNSSRNSSRNSTRNFSRNCTRNSTRNSSWKSTRNSTVNLTRNSIRNSTRISSRNSTRNFSRNCTRNSTTNSTKNFSRSSIRNSTRKYSRISTRKSSKNSTRNSSRNSPRKSSRYSSRNSTRNYCRNCPRNSTKNYTRNSSRNVIRNSIGNFSRNFPKNCHKDFFWNFHKRFSGSSQKIRSGFVPGIRPGIPRRIHCVLNLPKLKRFATTASKRLAECKKRDFCNLLYKIQQHDRSRVNQECSYQDFHQELLKKL; encoded by the coding sequence atgaattcctctaaaaatttcaccaggaatttcaccaggagtttcaccaggaatttctccaggaattccaccaggaatttctccagaaattccatcaggaattcctctagaaaatccaccaggatttccaccaggaattccaccatgaattccaccatgaattccaccatgaattccaccatgaattcctctaggaattccaccaggaatttctccaggagttacatcaggaattcatccaggaattgcaccaggatgcattccattaagaattcctccaggaattccatcaggaactctactaggaatttcaacagaaattcttccaggaattcctccaggaattcctccaggaattccaccaggaatttctccaggaattgcaccaggaattccaccaggaattcttcctggaaatccactaggaattccaccgtgAATCTCACCAGGAATTCgatcaggaactccaccagaatatcctccaggaattccactaggaatttctccaggaattgcaccaggaattccactacgaattccaccaagaatttctccaggagttccatcaggaactccaccagaaaatactccaggatttccaccaggaagtcctccaagaattccaccaggaattcctccaggaattcccccaggaaatcctccaggtactcctccaggaattccaccagaaattactgcagaaattgccctaggaattccaccaagaattacaccaggaattcctccaggaatgtcatcaggaattccatcgggaatttctctaggaacttcccGAAGAATTGCcataaggatttcttctggaattttcacaAAAGATTTTCTGGTAGTTCACAAAAGATTCGATCAggatttgttccaggaattcgtccaggtattCCACGAAGAATACATTGTGTATTGAACCTTCCGAAACTCAAGCGGTTTGCAACCACCGCCAGCAAACGATTGGCTGAatgcaaaaagcgagatttttgcaacttgttgtacaaaatacaacagcatgatcgctcgagggttaatcagGAATGTAGTTATCAGgatttccatcaggaactcctcaagaaattatga